From the Sphingobacteruim zhuxiongii genome, the window TTGAACCAGACGACATACAAGGCACCCTGGCTATTCTAGAAGATGGAAAAGACGTCAATGAACGCGTTGTGAGTGAAGTTGGTTCAGGTCAAGATTTCTACCATAATGTGGTAGCCGCTATTCGCAACGAAGAACTTTTGTTTATCACTCCTGAGCAAGCTAGAGATGTGATTCGTATTTTAGAACTGGCCGAATTATCTTGGAAAGAACAACGCGTTGTTTCTTTAGAGGGTGAACTGATATCCTAATGAATAATTACGACGCAGTTATTATTGGAGCAGGTGCTTGCGGTTTAATGTGTGCCGCGCAGGCTGGTCTACTCGGTAAAAAGACCTTGTTAATCGAGCGCAACGAAAAGCCTGGAGCAAAAATCCTTATTTCTGGTGGTGGGCGTTGTAATTATACCAATATTCATACGTCCGTTGATAATTTTGTATCCGAGAATTCGAAGTTTTTAAACGCCGTTTTTTCGCAATGGACAGTAGATGATACCCTAAATTTCTTTGAACAATACGGAGGGATAACAGGGCAGGAGAAGACTCTTGGCCAGCTTTTTCCTGTGTCTAATAAAGCAAAAGATATTGTAGCGACTTTCAGTAGCCTGTTATATGACACTGGTCAAGATCTTTGGCTAAATACAGAAGTTAAACAAGTTCACAAGCTAGCAGAAGGTTTCGAAATTGTTGTTGATCGCGGGGGAAGCTCACAAACGATTGTTGCAAAGAAAGTCGTGATGGCTTCAGGAGGTCTTCCTGTGGCTAAACTAGGGGCATCGGATTTTGCACTTCGCGTCGCTAAGCAATTTGATATACATGTCGTGCCAACGGCAGCTGCGCTTGTTCCACTGACGATTACGGGAAAAGATGCCGATTGGTACGCATCACTTGCTGGAAATTCTGTTTTCGCGAGGGTCTATAACGATAAGATCGCTTTTGAGGAAAATATTCTCTTCACTCATTGGGGACTTAGTGGTCCCGCAATCCTTCAGATATCTTCATATTGGAAAGCAGGGGAGCAATTTACAATTGATTTGCTACCAAAATTTAAGCTGGAAGACGTTATTAAACAAGAACGTAATGAGGGTGGTAAACGAACCGTTGGTCAGTTATTGAATGATTATTTTACAAGGAAGATGGTCGAGGCTTTAGGAAAATACCTTCCATTAGATATTAAAATCGCTTCCCTCAGTAAAGTCGATGCAAAACTTATTGTAGATGTCGTACACCGATTTAAAGTTAAGCCTGCGGGAGATAAGGGGTATGATAAGGCAGAAGTAATGCGTGGTGGCGTTTCGACAGAAGAGCTTCATGCTAAAAACCTCGAATCGAAGAAGATAAGTGGTCTTTATTTTGGTGGAGAAGCTGTTGATATTACAGGTTGGTTAGGCGGCTACAATTTTCAATGGGCATGGGCTGCAGGTTTCGTCATTGCTCAAGATCTTTAACATTCTTTCCTTAAAAGGAAATAGCCGCACTGAGTGCAGCTATCTTTGGGTCATTAGTTTCCTTAATTAAAGTTTTTCTTCCTTTTTTATTAGCATTCCTTTTCTATTAATTAAATGTGTATTCAAACTTTGCCTCTTCTTTCGCTGCATCTTTAATGATGATATCCTTGGTGGATGCTGCATTATCATTGACTTTAATTTCCAATTTTACCGTTGACGGTTTATCCACTTTCGCGCGGATATAGATTTTCTCACCCTTTTTAGGGATTTTTCTAGTCGTACTAATTGCTTCGCCAATTTTATAATCTTTTTTCTCTTCTTCAGCCTTGCTTCCAATGAAAAATACGCTTGATATTTTAGCATCTTTGTCACTTATCGACAGAATCTTATAGGAAATCTTGGCATCCATTGGGTATTTATTAATTGGCTTTGGCTTGTTTTTTTTGTCATCATCACAAGAAGTTATGAAAATGAAGGCCACAAGCGTCGCTACTTTAATGCCCGCTCTCAATGAAATTAGTTTTTTCATAAAATGAATAAGATAAAAATAAATAATAGTAATTAAATAAAACAATTGTCGACTAATGTTTTGTAGTTATACGATACTTGTAATCAAAACGCTACAACAAACTATGTTTAGATGTTATTTATTTTTCTTTTATAAATTATTCTGAATAAGAAGGATAATAGAGAACCTATCTATATTTTTCCTACTTTTGCATACTGAAGCAAACTGGTTCTATCGCTGCTCTGTGTTTAAACAGAGAAGAGGAAAGTCCGGGCAACAAAGAGCGACACGCTTCCTAACGGGAAGGCTATTTAAAATAGACAGCAAGTGCCACAGAGAATATACCGCCTTGCAAAAGGTAAGGGTGAAAACGTGAGGTAAGAGCTCACGGTATTGTATGGCGACATGCATTACGGTAAACCTCGTGTGTTGAAAGACCAAATAGGTTACGAGTTCGGAAAGCTGCTCGTTTTCTGCCTTCGGGCACTCGTAATGGGTAGGTTGATGGAGCTTGTGTGTAAATGCAAGCCTAGATAAATGATAGAAATTCAGTAATGGATACAGAACCCGGCTTACAAAGTTTGCTTCTTTTTGATTTGTTTAATATTTACCAATAAACTTGAAAGACATAATATGACAACAGTTTTAATCATCGATGATGAGCGTCCGATACGTAGTTCTTTACGAGATATCTTGGAGTATGAAGATTATAAAGTATTAGACGTCGACAACGGCGAAGATGGGCTAAAAATATTAAAAAAGGAGAAAATCGATCTTGTTCTTTGCGATATCAAAATGAATAAGATGGATGGTATGGAAGTTTTGAGTACTGCAAAAGAGTTCTCAGACGTTCCTTTTATCATGGTTTCTGGTCACGGTACGATTGAA encodes:
- a CDS encoding BaiN/RdsA family NAD(P)/FAD-dependent oxidoreductase translates to MNNYDAVIIGAGACGLMCAAQAGLLGKKTLLIERNEKPGAKILISGGGRCNYTNIHTSVDNFVSENSKFLNAVFSQWTVDDTLNFFEQYGGITGQEKTLGQLFPVSNKAKDIVATFSSLLYDTGQDLWLNTEVKQVHKLAEGFEIVVDRGGSSQTIVAKKVVMASGGLPVAKLGASDFALRVAKQFDIHVVPTAAALVPLTITGKDADWYASLAGNSVFARVYNDKIAFEENILFTHWGLSGPAILQISSYWKAGEQFTIDLLPKFKLEDVIKQERNEGGKRTVGQLLNDYFTRKMVEALGKYLPLDIKIASLSKVDAKLIVDVVHRFKVKPAGDKGYDKAEVMRGGVSTEELHAKNLESKKISGLYFGGEAVDITGWLGGYNFQWAWAAGFVIAQDL